In Colletes latitarsis isolate SP2378_abdomen chromosome 12, iyColLati1, whole genome shotgun sequence, the sequence TGTCATAACAATATATCAGCAAAGGATCATGCATTCACACAAACAATGCATGTAATATGTACATCATTCTATGATTAAAAATTCATTGTTTCCACGCTGCATTCATACCACGCAGCGATTGCTGTATTTACTTAACTCTATTTGGTATGCATTTATGAACTATATTTTCACCTTCATTATTTTAAAAACCTATAAATGTTTCCTAATAACAAAATTGGTGATCATATCCtgtatttcataaatttttGTATTCAATTTGAATTTcgcacttttttttttgtatttaaagAAAGTTCCTGTACACTTTTACATTGGTTAAAATTGGAGCATCTTTATAAGTATGAAGAAATCTAATTTGTATTGTTGTATCACTTATTCAATACCACTGTCGATAAAAATGCGTATTCGATCTATGCGAATCACTTTTAACGTggatttgttaaaatttttcaaaacaaaaaagaaaaaaaaaagaacaccgtactatgtatatacatacacatgtgtacaaaaatttcaataattaaatttaacttCGATGCCTCGCATATATTAAGAAACTTTGTTAACAGTTCTATTAAAAAAATACGTAATCCATTGCAATGAATACACTATGTATGTATTATATAAGAATTTAAATTCACCAATTGTAATATTTAGCAAACCAAGTTCGTTTCTAAACTTCCAGTTTAACACTATGCAATAATTCAGTGATTCTTAGATTGCATTTAGAACGCGAAACAGGCTAATTTCTAGCACTGTCTGTCATTCTGTACTACTTCAATATTTATCTTCATAACTTTTACAAGCTTCTCTTTTCCTCAGAGAGATTTTGTAATATTGTTAAATAATCGTTTACCCCACCATGATTCCAAATCAAATGGTTTGAAATCTGAAATATAATAATTGAATTTTAGTGATTCAAATTTTTGTAGCAAACAATATCTTGCTGTAACTAATTAGTATATAATCATATGACATTTAACatttcagaaataattttatttatatttgaaaagAAAGAATAACAAATTCACCTTGGAGAGTATCATTTGGTTCACCATCGTTATAATATACTATAGAATTAGGACctaaaatacaaaaaataacaatttcaattttagacgtttaataaacttttaaaGACTATGTACATTCAGCCTTGTATACAAAAAAAAACTATAAATATCtgcatgtattttaaaaaataaacaaatgtaTAAAATTCATCAAGTACTTTTAAATATTACTTACTGGAGGGTTCTGAACAATCCGAACCATCTGAAGATTCACTTCTTTGCCTTGTATTCACTTGATTCCATGCTAATAAGTAAAAACCATAAACGTAATATActttatataaatatacagtATTCTATGTTATGCATTATACATTGGATAAATTGCATTTGTTTATAGTTTATTGAATGAAAATCCAAATTATTCTTTTTGTTCCTCTCTTTTATAAAttgatgtgtatatatatacatatattgaatatatatttatatacacgAACGTGTGCATGTATATATTATACAATAATATacgtatttcattaaaatattttcaacctacattcataaacaaatttaataagTTCCTCGTGTTGCGGCGTAATAACTTCCTGCATTTGATACCTCTGTGAACTGAGTTTAGATTTTCCATTCATGTGAAAGACTGGCTTGGGCACATGGCTGTGAAATCAACATTGGTGTTACTACTTGCATAAGTATAGAGAAATGTTCTATACTATATTATATAAACTTTTTTAAATTACATAGTTACATACCGACAGACActtcgtgaattataatttatattttttgaaaattatgaCATAAAGATTAAATCTGTTTGTTTCAATCGGAAAATTATGAATTGCGTAATGCTTAAAGTACAAAGAGAGAGGGAGAAAAGAAACGAAGTAGGGTTAAGATGGGTTAGGGCACTACTTACCGGGTGGTCTCGTGGTCATCGTCAGGATCTGCTTTTCTGGTTAAATCGCGCAAGGTCTCCAGCCTCTCGAGATTTTGACTAATTCCTGGAAAATTATTATGCTCGATAACCCTGATGTCACAACTATTTACACGTTAAATATAATTCTACTTGGAATATTAGTACCTCTTCGTGTCTTGGCGACAATTTTGCTAGGTCCTTTTGATACAGTATACATGTTCCTCGTGAGAAGAGCACAATAATAATTGCGTACTCAACTTGCGACACCAGACCATCCGAGAATTATCTTAAATTCTTAGTTTAGAATCAAGCAATTTACACAGAACCCCAAGCACTACCGGACAGATCAACCGCACGGGTTGAAATGATCAGCATGAAATACACGATGGATGAACCACGTGACCTTAGCTCGTGGTATCGCCTGCAATAATATACATTCAGGGGCACATATATGCATATCAATGGAACcaatttgaaaaattccaaTGTAGGTAGTTATGTACTAAATAGATATCACGATTGATTAAAACAATTATCAATCTACTTATTACTGCATTTAATTAAGGTATAACTAcgtaaattcattttaaatattacttgatttcttttaaaattattcAGATTTATTTCCTTAGTCGTTTTTAATGCCAGTATTGTTATAAAGCAGATTATATAATCATGTATTTAttactaataaaaataaaaattttatcgaaGAAAAATAGAACCTTCGTTGTTACAAAATTCTTTCATACGTTCTTATATTATACTTGATAACATATTTTattagcaaagaatgaaataattTCAATGTATAAAGATATCATTTTGTTACAAACTCAATATTTATTATAAGTAAATATCTTTAAATTttcttataattaaaaatttaaaataattaaatatacatatactatcaagtattaatttatataattataatcccaAATATAACGCACTACTACTTTTCTGCACGATATACGtatattttgttattttgtCTAGTGCTATGAATCGCGATTTTGTATCTTTATATGATACAAGGATtagcattttttatgaataaactATTATTAACGTATTGGAACATTAGAAAATGtttattacaaatgaaaaaAATGATTTATAACGTTTAACAAACATGTAATTTTAAAAGCACAAAGAAATTCGTgcaaattacaattttttcaataacaTGCAATACTGAAAcgattaaataaaacaaaataataaCTCTGAAGGTATGCTACCTACAAGCTTGTTTGGAGTTACATATATGAATCATTTACATAAGGAAATTTGATTTAAAGTCTGATGTACATACATATCTGAGATGTAATAAAAACAGAAAGTGTTGTGTTTTATACGTTCTACGGTAATAGAATTTAATATGTTCAGTACTATGATGATTTTTAACTGCTTGTTAAAAGTAATATATTTTTAGCAAAAATATTTTACTAttcgatattaaaataaaatattcattggtAGAAAGGATGTGATGTACCTAATAGTTTTATAAAATCAAATGTTAGAACTTAATGTTGTGTAATTTGCTATCTTGCAAATTTTTatcacattttttaaattatctgaAGAATGTTAATTCTATTTATAGTATTGgacatattttaaaaaataagataatacttAAAATCACAAACATAAAATTCACATAAAATTCCTTATTACCAATGGTATTCTTATATTATAAGTTcagaatatattaattatttgcaATATCAGTACATAATTATAACACTTctagcaataataataatatattactcTATCATAATAATACTTTtataaaaatcaaaagtactatAATAGTAAATACATATCATGTTTATACAGAATATCGAATAAACAAAAcacaattaaatttaacataGAAAAATACTTCCACCTACAGCTTGATAAAGTCAATTATTTAATGAAATAGTCACATCTTTGCATTTGAATCTGCAAATTTGAAAAATGCaattgtattataatttttatatagcttCAAGGCATGATATAACACATTGTGATATAAATGTTATTCTGGATACAATGTGTTctttatatacatataacatAAATTAGTATTCCTAAATCAGTATTATATAATGTTTACGCATAACGGTTATTTTAGTTGTAAAATAAGTTATTcattgttattaaatttttacaacATGCAGAAATGCTAATTTACGATCGTGTAGTGTCAATTACATTCTTAAGTACATGTAAGCGCAAAGCATGTTCCCTTCCCTTATCCTTTTCTTTATTCCTGATTCATTTTCTCAGTGCTCTAATTTTAAGTGTTATTAGAAACATTGATCTATTAGACAGAGGTATCTAATGATCGTATCAACCCAATATTAATTTCTACATTTTGTAAGAAACTTAAATGTTAAAGCAGTACTTAAAGAGCAAATAAAGATTTATCTTGATCTTTATTAATTTGGCGTTGAATATTTGAGTTGCCAGAATTTGTAGTACTTCCAGTGGCAGCAGTTGTTGTAGGCAAAGATGGTAAAGCTTCAGCCGCAGCAGCTCTTTCTGCTAAGAAACGTTCAAATTCGGACGACGTTAGAGATTCTTGATCACCATGTGCTCctggctaaaaaaaaaaaaaatgttttgcttaaaattttctatttaatcatAAGTTACAGCAAGTGACATCGTTTGAGAAATTTCTTTATTAACGTTCGGGTACACCAAATGACATTAAAAGATTTTTACACAATTAAAGTAAGATTTTCctctgattttttattttttgaaattgatTTTATTATTACGCATGACTCACCGTATGATCTAACCAGGCTGCCATTTCATTAAATTCAGATTCCCGGTTCAGCTAAATATTAACACAAAggacaaaaataaaaacgaaCACATCGAATAAAATGCAAAACATATAAATATATGCATCTATGTAAGCAAAAATAAAGCATAAGGaaatataagaaaaaaaaaaaaaaaaaaaaaaaaaaaagaaaaaaaacattcCATGCTTCAAAAAGCTATTCAGTAAAGGAAAGCAGCAACTTCTTATTGGATTTATCGAATTAATGAGAATACGATGCTTAAATGTTATAAAAATGATTAAATCGTAGCATTCTTACCTTTCTCTAGGGCAGATAATTTTAAAGCTCTTTGTATAAATTtgtaactgaattattttaaaatatataacaCTGCCACAATAAGGTTTAATaaaaattggtaaaaatattttagtGCTTGTAATAAACGTATTTtttataagtaaataaataaccaATAGTTATTACTTAAATAGTGATATTagctaatatttttttaataaagagTATAGTAAGGATAGGGATTACGCACAGAAGTAGCACTAGTA encodes:
- the LOC143348918 gene encoding MAPK regulated corepressor interacting protein 2, producing MYTVSKGPSKIVAKTRRGISQNLERLETLRDLTRKADPDDDHETTRHVPKPVFHMNGKSKLSSQRYQMQEVITPQHEELIKFVYESWNQVNTRQRSESSDGSDCSEPSSPNSIVYYNDGEPNDTLQDFKPFDLESWWGKRLFNNITKSL